A stretch of the Mycolicibacterium celeriflavum genome encodes the following:
- the rapZ gene encoding RNase adapter RapZ, with translation MTDQGMHEDLRDEANADSDIDVVLVTGLSGAGRGTAAKVLEDLGWYVADNLPPELIAQMVELGLAAGSRITQLAVVMDVRSRGFTGDLDWVRNQLAARNITPRVVFLEASDDILVRRYEQNRRSHPLQGNQTLAEGIAAERALLAPVRASADLVIDTSTLSVPALRESIERAFGGEAVAHTNVTVESFGYKYGLPMDADTVMDVRFLPNPHWVDDLRPHTGQHAAVRDYVLGQPGAGEFLDTYHRLLDVVIDGYRREGKRYMTVAIGCTGGKHRSVAIAEALAARLQAGDDLTVRVLHRDLGRE, from the coding sequence ATGACGGACCAAGGGATGCACGAGGACCTTCGCGACGAGGCGAACGCCGACTCGGATATCGACGTAGTCCTCGTCACCGGACTGTCCGGCGCGGGACGCGGCACTGCGGCCAAGGTGCTGGAGGATCTCGGTTGGTACGTCGCGGACAACCTCCCGCCGGAGTTGATCGCGCAGATGGTCGAGCTGGGGCTCGCGGCGGGTTCGCGGATCACACAACTCGCGGTGGTGATGGACGTGCGATCGCGCGGTTTCACCGGAGACCTCGACTGGGTGCGCAACCAGCTGGCCGCCCGGAACATCACGCCGCGAGTGGTGTTCCTGGAGGCCTCCGACGACATCCTGGTGCGCCGCTACGAGCAGAACCGCCGCAGTCACCCGCTGCAGGGCAATCAGACTCTGGCAGAAGGCATTGCGGCTGAGCGGGCGCTGCTGGCCCCGGTGCGCGCGTCCGCCGATCTGGTCATCGACACCTCGACTCTGTCGGTGCCTGCGTTGCGGGAGAGCATCGAACGGGCCTTCGGCGGTGAGGCCGTCGCGCACACGAACGTCACGGTGGAATCGTTCGGATACAAGTACGGGCTGCCGATGGACGCCGACACCGTGATGGACGTTCGCTTCCTGCCGAACCCGCACTGGGTGGACGACCTGCGTCCGCACACCGGGCAGCATGCTGCCGTCCGTGACTACGTTCTCGGGCAGCCGGGTGCGGGGGAGTTCCTCGACACCTATCATCGGCTGCTCGACGTAGTCATCGACGGATACCGTCGCGAGGGGAAGCGATATATGACCGTCGCCATCGGATGCACCGGCGGCAAACATCGAAGCGTGGCGATCGCCGAGGCGCTGGCGGCGCGGTTGCAGGCGGGTGACGACCTGACGGTGCGGGTACTGCACCGGGATCTGGGCCGCGAATGA
- the uvrC gene encoding excinuclease ABC subunit UvrC gives MPDPATYRPAPGSIPVEPGVYRFRDPHGRVIYVGKAKSLRSRLNSYFADVVNLAPRTRQMVMSAGSVDWTVVNTEVEALQLEYNWIKEFDPRFNIRYRDDKSYPVLAVTLNEEYPRLMVYRGARRKGVRYFGPYSHAWAIRETLDLLTRVFPARTCSAGVFKRHRQIDRPCLLGYIDKCSAPCIGRVGAEEHRQIVLDFCDFLAGKTDRLVRDMEQQMNEAAEELDFERAARLRDNIGALKRALEKQAVVLGDGTDADVVAFADDELEAAVQVFHVRGGRVRGQRGWIVEKSGEPGETSQEHLVEQFLTQFYGEQAELDGAADESTNPVPRQVLVPCLPGNADELAAWLTQLRGSRVVLRVPQRGDKRALAETVRRNAMDALTQHKLKRAGDFTARTAALQSIQDALGLADAPLRIECVDISHVQGTDVVASLVVFEDGLPRKSDYRHYAIREAAGEGRSDDVASIAEVTRRRFYRHLHDIQHPTELAPEGKSRKFAYPPNLFVVDGGAPQVNAAQSVLDELGITDVAVIGLAKRLEEVWVPSEPDPLIMPRNSEGLYLLQRVRDEAHRFAIAYHRSKRSKRMTASALDSVRGLGEHRRKALVTHFGSVARLKEASIEEITAVPGIGVATAKAVLDALGVPPESDAPEAAIGHDRSRVSG, from the coding sequence GTGCCCGACCCAGCGACGTACCGACCCGCCCCCGGGTCGATCCCCGTTGAGCCGGGCGTCTACCGGTTCCGTGACCCGCACGGCCGGGTCATCTACGTCGGCAAGGCGAAGAGCCTGCGGAGCAGACTGAACTCCTACTTCGCAGACGTGGTGAACCTGGCCCCCCGCACACGGCAGATGGTGATGTCGGCGGGCAGCGTCGACTGGACGGTGGTCAACACCGAAGTCGAGGCGCTGCAGCTCGAGTACAACTGGATCAAGGAGTTCGATCCGCGATTCAACATCCGCTACCGGGACGACAAGTCCTATCCGGTGCTCGCGGTCACGCTCAACGAGGAGTACCCGCGGCTGATGGTGTACCGCGGAGCGCGGCGCAAGGGCGTCCGCTACTTCGGTCCGTATTCGCACGCCTGGGCGATCCGCGAAACCCTCGACCTCCTCACGCGGGTGTTCCCCGCTCGTACGTGCTCGGCGGGAGTGTTCAAGCGGCACAGGCAAATCGATCGGCCATGCCTGCTGGGCTACATCGACAAGTGCTCTGCCCCGTGCATCGGCCGGGTCGGCGCCGAGGAACATCGCCAGATCGTCCTCGATTTCTGCGACTTCTTGGCGGGCAAGACCGACCGGCTGGTCCGCGACATGGAACAGCAGATGAACGAGGCCGCCGAGGAGCTGGATTTCGAGAGAGCCGCGCGCCTGCGCGACAACATCGGCGCGCTCAAGCGGGCGCTGGAGAAGCAGGCGGTGGTACTCGGCGACGGCACCGACGCCGACGTGGTCGCATTCGCCGACGACGAACTGGAAGCCGCGGTGCAGGTCTTCCACGTCCGCGGTGGCCGGGTCCGCGGACAGCGCGGCTGGATCGTCGAGAAATCCGGTGAGCCGGGCGAAACAAGCCAGGAACACCTGGTGGAACAGTTCTTGACCCAGTTCTACGGTGAGCAGGCCGAATTGGACGGCGCCGCCGACGAGTCGACGAATCCCGTGCCACGCCAAGTGCTGGTCCCGTGCCTGCCGGGCAACGCCGACGAACTGGCCGCCTGGCTCACCCAGTTGCGGGGGTCGCGGGTGGTGCTGCGGGTGCCACAGCGCGGCGACAAGCGCGCGCTCGCCGAGACGGTGCGCCGCAACGCCATGGACGCGCTCACGCAGCACAAACTCAAGCGTGCCGGTGACTTCACCGCGAGAACCGCTGCGCTGCAGAGCATTCAGGATGCGCTCGGGCTCGCCGACGCGCCGCTGCGGATCGAATGCGTCGACATCAGTCACGTCCAGGGCACCGACGTGGTGGCTTCGCTGGTGGTGTTCGAGGACGGCCTTCCACGCAAGTCCGATTACAGGCACTACGCGATCCGGGAGGCCGCGGGTGAGGGCCGCTCCGACGACGTCGCATCGATCGCCGAGGTGACCAGGCGGCGGTTCTACCGTCACCTTCACGATATCCAGCACCCGACCGAGCTTGCACCGGAAGGAAAGTCACGCAAGTTCGCCTACCCTCCCAACCTGTTCGTCGTCGACGGCGGTGCCCCTCAGGTCAACGCCGCACAGTCGGTTCTCGATGAACTCGGCATCACCGATGTCGCGGTGATCGGACTGGCCAAGCGGCTGGAGGAGGTGTGGGTTCCGTCCGAACCCGACCCGCTGATCATGCCTCGCAACAGTGAAGGGCTCTACCTTCTGCAGCGCGTGCGGGATGAGGCGCACCGGTTCGCGATCGCCTATCACCGCAGCAAGCGGTCCAAGCGGATGACCGCCTCAGCGCTGGACTCGGTGCGCGGTCTCGGCGAGCATCGCCGCAAGGCACTGGTCACCCATTTCGGCTCGGTGGCCCGGCTCAAGGAGGCGTCCATCGAGGAGATCACCGCGGTACCGGGTATCGGCGTCGCCACCGCCAAGGCCGTGCTGGACGCACTGGGCGTACCGCCCGAAAGCGACGCGCCCGAGGCGGCGATCGGCCATGATCGGAGCAGGGTATCGGGATGA
- a CDS encoding gamma-glutamyltransferase family protein produces MRISSLTKVMAPLTGMMLLLAGCAADDGTEPEASGPCAIVENGTQVAKTTTAPAEPSPGAAPTSRDISTNPEVATGYRTDMTPVRTSSYSVVTANPLATQAACEVLRDGGTAADALVTAQAVLGLVEPQASGFGGGGFLLYSDAASGEVQAYDGREIAPAAATENYLRWISDTDRTEPKPDARASGRSIGVPGILRMLTEVHADHGKTGWRDLFAPAVTMADDGFDISPRLAAAIEDAAAQLKRDPQAAEYFLNPDGSPKAAGTRLTNPAYSKTLGAIAVDPQVLYTGAIAHDIVAAAADNSGGRTPSLMTAEDLANYTVKEREPLCTPYRGREICGMPPPSSGGIAVAATLGVLEHFPMADHKPTDVDLNGGRPAVMGVHLISEAERLAYADRDKYVADTDFVPLPGGSPNTLLGSDYLAGRAALISEQHSMGTAKPGEFGPPTAPAPPIPEHGTSQVSIVDPHGNAASLTTTVESAFGSFHMVDGFILNNQLTDFSAEPTGPDGAPIANRIQPGKRPRSTMAPTLIFDQAQGRPDEHGRLYAVLGSPGGAVIIQFVTKTIVGMLDWGLDPQQAVSMVDFGAANTPKTNVGGEHPIIDTADNGDHDSLVQGLRALGHQVDLADQSSGLSAIARDGTGLVGGADPRREGLVMGDSR; encoded by the coding sequence ATGCGGATCTCCTCACTGACGAAGGTGATGGCGCCGTTGACGGGGATGATGTTGCTGCTGGCCGGCTGCGCCGCGGACGACGGCACCGAACCGGAAGCCTCGGGGCCGTGCGCGATCGTCGAGAATGGCACCCAGGTAGCCAAGACCACGACCGCGCCCGCCGAACCCTCCCCCGGGGCGGCCCCCACCTCCAGGGACATCTCCACCAACCCCGAGGTGGCCACGGGCTACCGCACCGACATGACGCCGGTGCGCACCAGCAGCTACTCGGTCGTGACCGCAAATCCGTTGGCCACCCAAGCCGCGTGCGAAGTGCTGCGCGACGGCGGCACCGCGGCGGACGCGCTCGTCACCGCGCAGGCCGTCCTCGGCCTGGTGGAGCCGCAGGCGTCCGGTTTCGGCGGCGGCGGCTTCCTGCTCTACTCCGACGCCGCCTCCGGCGAGGTGCAGGCCTACGACGGTCGCGAGATCGCACCGGCCGCCGCCACGGAGAACTATCTGCGCTGGATCTCCGACACCGACCGCACGGAGCCCAAGCCGGACGCCAGGGCCTCCGGTCGATCGATCGGTGTGCCCGGCATCCTGCGGATGCTCACCGAAGTACACGCCGACCACGGCAAGACGGGCTGGCGTGACCTGTTCGCGCCGGCCGTCACGATGGCCGACGACGGCTTCGACATCAGCCCGCGACTTGCCGCGGCCATCGAGGATGCGGCCGCACAGCTTAAGCGCGATCCGCAGGCCGCCGAGTATTTCCTCAACCCCGACGGCAGCCCGAAGGCCGCGGGCACTCGGCTCACGAACCCGGCGTACTCGAAGACGTTGGGCGCCATCGCCGTTGACCCGCAGGTGCTTTACACCGGCGCCATCGCCCACGACATCGTCGCCGCGGCGGCCGATAACTCCGGCGGTCGGACGCCCAGCCTGATGACCGCCGAGGATCTCGCGAATTACACGGTCAAGGAACGCGAACCGCTGTGCACCCCGTACCGCGGACGCGAAATCTGCGGAATGCCACCGCCGTCCTCCGGCGGCATCGCGGTCGCGGCCACCCTCGGGGTTCTGGAACACTTCCCGATGGCCGATCACAAGCCGACCGACGTCGATCTCAACGGCGGCCGACCCGCGGTGATGGGTGTGCACCTGATATCCGAGGCGGAACGACTGGCGTACGCCGATCGCGACAAGTACGTCGCCGACACCGATTTCGTTCCGCTGCCTGGCGGCTCACCCAACACCCTGCTCGGCAGTGACTATCTCGCCGGGCGGGCGGCGCTGATCTCCGAGCAGCACAGCATGGGCACCGCGAAGCCCGGCGAGTTCGGCCCGCCGACCGCCCCGGCACCGCCCATCCCGGAACACGGCACCAGCCAGGTCAGCATCGTCGACCCCCACGGCAACGCGGCCTCGTTGACCACGACGGTCGAATCGGCCTTCGGTTCGTTCCACATGGTCGACGGGTTCATCCTCAACAACCAGCTCACGGACTTCTCAGCCGAGCCCACCGGCCCCGACGGCGCGCCCATAGCGAACCGGATCCAGCCCGGTAAGCGACCGCGCAGCACCATGGCGCCGACGCTGATCTTCGACCAGGCGCAGGGCCGGCCGGACGAACATGGTCGCCTGTACGCCGTACTCGGGTCGCCCGGTGGTGCGGTGATCATCCAGTTCGTGACGAAAACTATTGTGGGGATGTTGGATTGGGGTCTCGACCCACAGCAGGCGGTGTCGATGGTCGACTTCGGTGCGGCGAACACGCCCAAGACGAATGTCGGCGGCGAGCATCCAATTATCGATACGGCCGACAACGGGGACCATGACTCCCTGGTGCAGGGATTGCGAGCACTCGGCCATCAGGTCGATCTGGCCGACCAGTCGAGTGGCTTGTCGGCGATCGCCCGGGATGGCACCGGCCTCGTCGGCGGTGCGGACCCGCGCCGGGAAGGGTTGGTCATGGGCGACTCCCGATGA